CCGccgcccccgccgccgccgccgcccccgccgccgccgccgccgaggggcccgccgccgccgccgccagcaCCGGAAAAGGCCGCGGAGTTCGATATGGAGGCGAATCTACTCGATACCGGAGCCGTGGGAGAGCTCCGGAGTATATTCCCTCCGAAGAAGATGGGGACGAGATCGAGGGATCTCCGAGAGTCGAGACTCCCAACGCATCGGGCTTTCGAGGAGGagcagcaggaggaggaggggaattGTGGGAAGGGAAGACGGAGGTGGCGATAAACGAGGGAGGGTTTGAGGGGTTTGGAGGAGGCGAGGAGGGGTATTCTGGGAAGAGACGCGGACTCCATCGGAGAGAGCTCTTTATCTCTTCTCTCTCCGTTTCTTTGCTCAGATGTCGGTTTTGACGGTCATGAAAGCGGGAGCCAGGAGCTTGGAAGTGGTAGGTGGCGTTGGAAATTATCCATGTGACCAAAATAGCCCtgcaaaataataattttgcaAAATGACCCAAAAATTTGTTGCATGGAATTTTTAAGAACTTACTTAGCTTAAAATTCCGGGGTCTGAATAGAATTCTT
This is a stretch of genomic DNA from Phoenix dactylifera cultivar Barhee BC4 chromosome 9, palm_55x_up_171113_PBpolish2nd_filt_p, whole genome shotgun sequence. It encodes these proteins:
- the LOC103701755 gene encoding copper-transporting ATPase PAA1, chloroplastic-like isoform X2, yielding MESASLPRIPLLASSKPLKPSLVYRHLRLPFPQFPSSSCCSSSKARCVGSLDSRRSLDLVPIFFGGNILRSSPTAPVSSRFASISNSAAFSGAGGGGGGPLGGGGGGGGGGGGGGGDCGSGGGEAAVKSIAGESEEVPVLGSDVIVLHVGGMSCGGCAASVKRILESQPQVSSATVSLETETAYVCVVPEVKVTQDWQQQLGEKLANHLTACGFKSGLKDVGGS